One genomic window of Cuculus canorus isolate bCucCan1 chromosome 11, bCucCan1.pri, whole genome shotgun sequence includes the following:
- the TRAIP gene encoding E3 ubiquitin-protein ligase TRAIP isoform X1: MPLRARCIICSDFFDHERDVAAVPCGHTFHRECLIQWFESAPSRTCPQCRIQVSKRHVINKLFFDVALEEQTALDAETLQNELDKVKAQLSMKEKEKRECQAVVDGLRDTLDVRNATIESLQKVLGETEMLCSSLKKQMKFLEQQQEDNRSSKEEARRLRNKLRTMERIELLLQSQRPEVEEMIREMGVGQAAVEQLAIYCVSLKKEYENLKEARKTSSEMTEKLRKELFSVNSKLQKTVSELEKTKEELKSTQKDLKNADQEILSLKKKIDILQDTLKVPSVTRETLSRLVFESPAPVELRHPKLHCPAHSDEINLDATFDVDTPEHQPCKYLFSPAKRQKLDKKPPPVVNLAKKVLKETVENWADDLEDDALNGLLPAFIRNSVLSKKPSPGSLLGPRKNTGEDGVRWLGRQNKVHSAYKHGRNPAVSSEEQEEECLQASACSFCILLQQQPSQTGQFPAVRAPAFPGAAGQVAAGQNTLTQPHATAAAWRAATGNALLLHCVRGELPWGESWPCSKPPGDQASG, encoded by the exons GTCAGCAAAAGACACGTCATCAATAAGCTGTTTTTTGATGTTGCCCTGGAGGAGCAGACAGCACTGGATGCAGAGACCTTGCAG AATGAACTGGACAAGGTGAAGGCTCAGCTCTCCATGAAAG agaaagaaaaacgGGAATGCCAGGCTGTTGTGGATGGGCTGAGGGACACTCTAGATGTGCGCAATGCCACCATAGAGTCTCTCCAGAAGGTGCTGGGAGAGACAGAGATGCTGTGCTCCTCTCTCAAG aagcagatgaaattcctggagcagcagcaggaggataACAGAAGTTCAAAGGAGGAGGCCCGCCGTCTGCGAAACAAGCTGAGAACCATGGAGCG GATTGAGCTGTTGCTTCAGAGCCAGCGCCCCGAAGTGGAGGAGATGATCAGAGAGATGGGAGTTGGGCAGGCAGCAGTGGAACAGCTTGCGATCTACTGCGTCTCGCTGAAAAA GGAATATGAGAACTTGAAGGAGGCTCGGAAGACCTCCAGTGAGATGAcagagaagctgaggaaggagcTGTTTTCTGTAAATAGCAAG ctgcagaaaacagtttCAGAGTTGGAGAAGACAAAGGAGGAGTTAAAGAGCACCCAGAAAGATCTGAAGAATGCGGACCAGGAGATCTTG agTTTGAAGAAGAAGATAGACATCCTGCAGGATACTCTGAAGGTTCCGTCTGTAACCAGAGAGACACTCAGTCGTCTGGTCTTTGAGAG CCCTGCTCCTGTGGAACTGCGGCACCCGAAGCTCCACTGCCCGGCCCACAGCGATGAGATCAACCTAGATGCTACTTTTGATGTGGACACCCCCGAGCATCAGCCCTGCAAATATCTCTTCAGCCCTGCAAAAAGGCAGAAGCTGGATAAAAAGCC GCCTCCTGTGGTAAATCTGGCAAAGAAGGTTCTGAAGGAAACTGTGGAG AACTGGGCAGACGATCTGGAGGACGACGCTCTTAACGGACTCTTGCCAGCATTCATCAGGAACTCTGTTCTCTCCAAGAAACCATCTCCAGGCAGCTTGCTGGGTCCCCGCAAGAACACAG GTGAGGATGGGGTACGATGGCTTGGGAGGCAGAACAAAGTTCATTCAGCCT ACAAACATGGCAGAAATCCGGCCGTTAGCAGTGAGGAGCAAGAAGAAGAATGTCTCCAGGCCAGCGCCTGCAGCTTCTGcatcctcctccagcagcagccaagccAGACTGGACAGTTTCCTGCAGTGAGAGCCCCTGCCTTCCCGGGAGCGGCTGGGCAGGTGGCTGCGGGGCAGAACACGCTCACACAGCCACATGCAACCGCTGCTGCGTGGAGGGCTGCGACTGGCAACGCACTGCTGCTGCATTGTGTGCGAGGTGAGCTGCCCTGGGGAGAATCCTGGCCTTGCAGCAAGCCACCTGGAGACCAAGCCTCTGGCTAA
- the TRAIP gene encoding E3 ubiquitin-protein ligase TRAIP isoform X3 has protein sequence MLCSSLKKQMKFLEQQQEDNRSSKEEARRLRNKLRTMERIELLLQSQRPEVEEMIREMGVGQAAVEQLAIYCVSLKKEYENLKEARKTSSEMTEKLRKELFSVNSKLQKTVSELEKTKEELKSTQKDLKNADQEILSLKKKIDILQDTLKVPSVTRETLSRLVFESPAPVELRHPKLHCPAHSDEINLDATFDVDTPEHQPCKYLFSPAKRQKLDKKPPPVVNLAKKVLKETVENWADDLEDDALNGLLPAFIRNSVLSKKPSPGSLLGPRKNTGEDGVRWLGRQNKVHSAYKHGRNPAVSSEEQEEECLQASACSFCILLQQQPSQTGQFPAVRAPAFPGAAGQVAAGQNTLTQPHATAAAWRAATGNALLLHCVRGELPWGESWPCSKPPGDQASG, from the exons ATGCTGTGCTCCTCTCTCAAG aagcagatgaaattcctggagcagcagcaggaggataACAGAAGTTCAAAGGAGGAGGCCCGCCGTCTGCGAAACAAGCTGAGAACCATGGAGCG GATTGAGCTGTTGCTTCAGAGCCAGCGCCCCGAAGTGGAGGAGATGATCAGAGAGATGGGAGTTGGGCAGGCAGCAGTGGAACAGCTTGCGATCTACTGCGTCTCGCTGAAAAA GGAATATGAGAACTTGAAGGAGGCTCGGAAGACCTCCAGTGAGATGAcagagaagctgaggaaggagcTGTTTTCTGTAAATAGCAAG ctgcagaaaacagtttCAGAGTTGGAGAAGACAAAGGAGGAGTTAAAGAGCACCCAGAAAGATCTGAAGAATGCGGACCAGGAGATCTTG agTTTGAAGAAGAAGATAGACATCCTGCAGGATACTCTGAAGGTTCCGTCTGTAACCAGAGAGACACTCAGTCGTCTGGTCTTTGAGAG CCCTGCTCCTGTGGAACTGCGGCACCCGAAGCTCCACTGCCCGGCCCACAGCGATGAGATCAACCTAGATGCTACTTTTGATGTGGACACCCCCGAGCATCAGCCCTGCAAATATCTCTTCAGCCCTGCAAAAAGGCAGAAGCTGGATAAAAAGCC GCCTCCTGTGGTAAATCTGGCAAAGAAGGTTCTGAAGGAAACTGTGGAG AACTGGGCAGACGATCTGGAGGACGACGCTCTTAACGGACTCTTGCCAGCATTCATCAGGAACTCTGTTCTCTCCAAGAAACCATCTCCAGGCAGCTTGCTGGGTCCCCGCAAGAACACAG GTGAGGATGGGGTACGATGGCTTGGGAGGCAGAACAAAGTTCATTCAGCCT ACAAACATGGCAGAAATCCGGCCGTTAGCAGTGAGGAGCAAGAAGAAGAATGTCTCCAGGCCAGCGCCTGCAGCTTCTGcatcctcctccagcagcagccaagccAGACTGGACAGTTTCCTGCAGTGAGAGCCCCTGCCTTCCCGGGAGCGGCTGGGCAGGTGGCTGCGGGGCAGAACACGCTCACACAGCCACATGCAACCGCTGCTGCGTGGAGGGCTGCGACTGGCAACGCACTGCTGCTGCATTGTGTGCGAGGTGAGCTGCCCTGGGGAGAATCCTGGCCTTGCAGCAAGCCACCTGGAGACCAAGCCTCTGGCTAA